The DNA segment TCTTATCTGATATATTACTTAAGATTAGAATTACAGAAAACGGTAAAAAACGTTGACAAGTCACAGCCCAACCCGTTAATCCGCTATGACCCAACTTAAACGTTTATCTAGTATCCAACACGTCGAGTCTGTCCATATTTACACCAATCAGAATCCAAGAACAATGGAATTCATGTTTTTTAGTCTTTTGGTATAATTAGAGTTTTGGTGTTCGAATCCAGCTTCCAGTGTTGTCTACCTTTACACATTGGTTAGCTAGGAATTGACAGGCTGTAAGTTTTTCTGTGGCGGGTTCTCACAGTTTTAAAAAGTGCAATTGGAAATTTAAAGATAGAAACAGAAACCCATGAAAGCGTCAATTCAAATTAGCTACTTGTTTAACTAAACAAAGTTAATCTTTTCTAGTacaaataaaaatcaaaatattAGAAAACATATAAAAATCTAAAAAGTTAGAGATCTTCCAACACTAATATCCAAACCACCATTCATATTGGcatataaaattgaaaaatggtTAAACTATAACCCCATTCATCTAAAACGCCGATTTCATATTCTTTGAAGGTTGCTAATTGAGGATTGCTCCTCTTAGAAATGGTCGTGCCTTGTTACTCTCTTCGCCAGCACCTGATCAGAGATGCTAAATGCATATACCTAAATCCGAACTCAATGACTAATAATCTACCATTCCTTTCCGCCTTTTAACTTCATAAATATAAGTCTATGATATTGCGATAGCCAAGATTGAAAAAAATAAAGAAACTCCAAAGAAACAAACCCAACACAAACCCAGATCAATAACCGAAATCTAATCAAAACCCAGATACAAAAACCCTAAACTCCATCAAATTAAAGATGATCCATTTGGGGAAAACAAAAGGGTTCGAGATTTCAGCAAAAAAGAACACTTACAGAGGGGTTACCATCGTTGTTTGCTGCCTCAAAACCACCAGACCATCACCACCGGTTGAACCTAAGATTGGCTTCCTCTGCAATCTCCTCCCAGAACCGGCCTTCATCAACTCTTTCACTTGAGGGTCGATTAGGGCAGCTGGCTTTTGACGGATCGATTTAGGTTAGGAAAAGTGGAGCAGGAAGCAAGTGCCGAGTATCTGGTGGCTTCATGCAGGACACGCAGAGCCGTTTCAGGAGGTGGAGCTTTAGGGAGATAACACGTAGCAAACCCTCAAGAAACCCAACACCGCCCTTAGCAACCACTAAAGCCTAGACACGTTCTTAAATCACTGTTCATTTCCTTTGTCTATTACCATATTAAGAAAGATGTTGGCTATTATagattaatattattttataaaatgttaattttttattttttatttctcaTAATATATACTTTATTTTAGTCTGTATATTTCTACCAAACCGACTATGCTTGACGAAGTTTCATAATGATCGATCTTGTTTGATCATTATTAATAACTTTTTGACCAAACCATACCATCGTGATATGATAACTCTTAATGGGTCTTGTAAGCCTTAATATTCATATATATCTCTTTATCTATCATGAATGCCATAATGAGTGATATTAGATCTTATACGGTTAGAGTGGATTGTAGTGATCTAGAGTAGGTTATAATGGACAATAATAGTTCATACATGTCTtaatcactactagaaaatacacTTCTCTTGACATGCGAACAATGACACACGCATATTTTATGACATTCAAAAGCgtatgtcaagaaaaaaatgtcatggtttacaaaatttaataaatctaTGACATTCTTTTTTGTGTATCATGTTTTTAGTGTCATAAATAAAACCAGATTTATCTTGACACACACTCATTTTATGACATTCGGAAGTgcatgtcaagaaaaaaatgtcatAGTTTTACAAAATTCAATATATTTATGACACACTTTTTGTGTGTCATCCTTTTAGCGTCATAAAAAACAAGATCTATCTTGACACGCGATTAATGACACACGCTTTTTTTTATAACATTTAAAtacgtgtcaagaaaaaaatgtcatggttgtacaaaatttaataaatttatGAAACTGTTTTTGTGTGTCATATTTTTAGCGtcataaaaaatattatataatcaTAAGAGTTAATTTCTTGTAGTAGTTATTGTTTATGTAATATGGACATCATGGTTAATTTCCAATAGCAAATCATGGGAAATCTTGAAAACTGTTAaagagaaaataaaaaaaatttattattattaattcaaGTTTGCTAAAAGGTTATTATCATTATCTAAATTATATTTAGTAAAAGTATTGTTTAatagaaaaaattgaaaaaataagaTAAGGAGATTATTAATTCAAaagttgataaaaaaaattattatcctcatctaaattatatttagttaaattattatttaataggaAAAAGAAATTGAAAAATAAGCTAAGGAAGAATCAGATATTGACACGTgtcaaaaaaaaaagatttttatttattgcTATAGATAGATAGGGTGggggttcaagagtgaacactaatgtatttgcgaactgagtgaacaaatcttgaccattgatttacacacaTGTATGACTACcatttcatcatcaaatcataaaatacacGTTTAATAGGAAAAAGAAATTGAAAAATAAGCTAAGGAAGGATCAGATATTGACACGTGTcaaaaaaaagatttttatttattgcTATAGATAGATAGGGTGGGGGTTCAAGAGTTAACACTAGTGTATTTACGAACTAAGTGAACAAATCttgaccattgatttacacacaTGTATGACTACcatttcatcatcaaatcataaaatacacGTGTATGAAGTtcgctcagttcgcaaatacactagtgttcacccttaaacctaatcctatatataacATAATATACATGTGTCTAAATatatcactactagaaaactgctactATTCCTACACAAATttcctacacatttcctacgAACGAAAATGCCGACACTTCACGAAATTCCTACGAACAAGAAACGGTCTTAGTTTTGTGACAAAAAAGCCACATATTGTTATGCGTAGGAAAAGTGTCAGAAATTTCCCACGGATTTCAGACGGAATTTGTTTTTCATTATAACTATTAGTCGGAAACTCGTAGGAATCGGTATGCGTAAGAAATGTGTCGGAAATTTTCGACGGAATTCGTTTTTATTTTAacgattggtaggaaatgcgtagGAATCCAATTTATCGTAAAAAAAATATTCATAATAGACAAAATTAATGATAttataatataaattttattatttaataaaaatgtaTGTTATTTCTAAATTGATTCAGTAGGATGTGTGTTGGAAATTCCGATAGATTACTCACGGAATGGATATTTTTTTGTAATACAcatatatgttatttttaaaacacatttatatatatccGTATGAAATGTGTAGGAAAATACTGACGCAATTCCTACGAAATTCGTTTTCATTTTAATCATTAGTAGGAAATGCGTAAGAATCCAATTTATcataaaaatatttataataaataaaattaacgatattaaaatataaagttttattatttaataaaaatttatattatttCTAAATTAATTCCGTAGGAAGTGTGTTGGAAACTCTGACAGATTACTCACGAAatggataattttttttttgtaatacgCATACatgttatttttaaaacaaatttatATATATCTGTAGGAAATGTGTAGAAAAATATTGACGCAATGCCTACGAAATACGTTTCCTTTTAACAATTTGTCATAAATCTGTAGGAAAATAATGAATGTAATAGTTCCGTAGAAAAATCGTAGGAATCCATACATGCCTTAATACGGTCTATTAGTGTCCATTACGATACAAGATCACTCAACATGACATGATATAACCCTCCAACATCGAATGTTACATAATAAAGACCTTAACGGGCCATTAAGATATATCAAGGCCCAACACGCTCTATTTCGAATGTTTCATAATAAAGACCTTAACGGACCATTAAGATATATCAAGGCCCAACACGCTCTATTAGGGCATATATGACTTGTAATATTTTGTTAAATGGGGATGGAGACATAGGGTTGATAATCATAATCTATGGTGTAAACTTGTGGATGCGTGTCATAGTAAGTATAACCAAAGAAACTTCCTTCCGCTTAACAAAAATATAGCGGGGTGTTGGAAAAACATTGTGAAAGTGATttccaaaataaaaataaatgggAAGGGGGTTAATCATCATATCATGGGTAAAGTGGGGAATGGGGTTGATATTCGTTTCTGGATCGACACGTGGGTGGGTGACATTCCCTTCTTGGAAAGGTGGCCCCTTTTATTTGGTTTGGAGCTGTTTAAATCGTGCAGGGTCGCAGAGAGAATGGAAACATGGAGTGGAAATGGATCTTTCAAATGGCATTGGTCTAGTCAGCCTAAGTCAGATGAGGAACTTAAGGAATGGAAGGAATGTTGCGAGGTGCTCAATAGTGTGAGACTTTCCAACGGTAAGGATGCTTGGATATGGAAGGATGATAGGCAGATCGGTTTCTCGGTGAAGGAGGTTAAATCGGCTTTGATTAATGATAGAGGTAGTGGGCACCCTCCAAATTTTGTTTCGTGCAAGTGGGTCCCCATTAAGTGCAACATTATGAATTGGAGAGGCAATCTGGATAGGCTTCCTACTAGAATAAATTTAAGAAAAAGGAATGTGGACATATCATCGGTTATGTGCCCTTTTGTGACGAGGTCGAGGAATCGGTTGAGCATTTGATCACTGCTTGCTCAGTTGCTTTGAGAGTGTGGTCGGCGTTCAGTGTCTGGTGTAGTATTAGTTCGCTTTATCTTTTTGAATTTAAAGATATTTTAGAAATCCACAAGTTCTGTAAGCGGAGTAAGAAGGAAGAGAAGATCATTTACGGGTTGGCTTTGATTACGTGTTGGTGCATATGGAAAAAAAAGGAACGAGGTGGTTTTTAAACGGAAAAGAGGTAGCCCACAAGAGATAATAGGGGAGTTAAAGTCTAGAGGTTTCGCTTGGTTAAAAAACAGATCTTCATGTAATTATATTAGTTGGACAAAATGGTGTAAATACAtgttgtatatgttgtaatttccTTGCTTTTTGTTCGTTTGGGTCGGGGGTGCTGCTGTTTGTTTGGTCTTTTGCCCGCTTAAGTCGAAggttgttttaatgaagtttaattttcaaaaaaaaaaaacaaaaattgaaaatttCATCAAAATGGAACCCTCTAAtgtttctgtcacacccctattttccacgtgtcaccggtgggcccggtggggagtatcgtgacgtcattgatatcgtcatagtcaaacaacacaacatgtaaatgcacagcggaagcaaaagatataaatttatttcaactgaacaaattgtaatgtttaagtatcacaaacagtcgaaatagatccacaggcggatcaaataaaaaggaaaatttttcaacagactttgacatctaaagcttgcgagacttgagtaatgatgcctggagtagccagcctatttcgtctaggacctgcacttagcctttttggaaaatacgtcagtttgcactggtaaatacaacttaactgactcattttgaaaagagtttgaaaattgatttaaatgcacttcggccaaaaatattttataacttgggacaattattcaaaataatcttgtatacaattTTACTCATTCGTCGTCCATTaaggccggtttgtagggccggacttaagttaactgacacgccacaggtataatgcccacaaggtcgattccttatagtgggataccagtttttacataatgcaactgtcaggtgtacgcctacaccccatgcttaggtcgtggccatttcatgaatgatgccaaggatatccgggacatggtcatttaacccccaagggccatacaccaaataatacatatcaaacaggttatgtaaatacatcaatcacaatacgatttaaatgactacatacacccgaccaagcggtacttttatagtaccgtatcccaagcccgtatagggaaaataagttaagggtatttacctgagcaatgtataaatcaaatacagcaagtgcacgtatcttttactgggctcctaatctggaacgaaggtttttaataacctattagaatcctaacgggtctttaattaagcttagacttagaccggttagtatTCAAAAGGaatacacggttcaaacgcatgatgaAGCGAAGGCCGGTTTAGAATGttgttttgacccaacaagcttgaatacttgtttaatatgggtaacttaatcacattttgaatattgagacaaaaacgatttggtttgacccgtttcggcttatatatgcaaactagttacataggccgatccgaacgcgaaacatgcgtaacgggtaaccattagagtcatgaacatgttccataaattaatatgcctttgatatgttgtgatatcagtaggataccttccat comes from the Helianthus annuus cultivar XRQ/B chromosome 4, HanXRQr2.0-SUNRISE, whole genome shotgun sequence genome and includes:
- the LOC118491462 gene encoding uncharacterized protein LOC118491462 produces the protein METWSGNGSFKWHWSSQPKSDEELKEWKECCEVLNSVRLSNGKDAWIWKDDRQIGFSVKEVKSALINDRGSGHPPNFVSCKWVPIKCNIMNWRGNLDRLPTRINLRKRNVDISSVMCPFVTRSRNRLSI